One genomic window of bacterium includes the following:
- a CDS encoding cytochrome c biogenesis protein CcdA: MTEVSWALAFGAGILTFFSPCILPLLPAYMSFITGKAVEEILADRPVSKEILPPVLLFCLGFSSIFVILGATATTLGRIMGANQRALEILGGLVVIIFGLHQLGLIRASFLQREMRFHLRGRPAHGLGAFLVGVAFAAGWTPCLGPVLGSILAYAGTRETVEQGVVLLCLFSLGLSLPFVALGFATGAILPRLRAASRFMFWIRLGSGCALVVLGLLLVGNQMSYLMRFLS; encoded by the coding sequence ATGACTGAGGTTTCATGGGCCCTGGCCTTTGGGGCCGGAATTCTAACATTTTTTAGCCCTTGTATCTTGCCTTTACTGCCCGCATATATGTCTTTTATCACGGGAAAGGCTGTGGAAGAGATCCTGGCAGACAGGCCTGTGAGCAAAGAAATCCTTCCTCCGGTGTTGCTTTTTTGCCTGGGGTTTTCATCTATCTTTGTGATACTGGGGGCCACTGCCACCACATTGGGGAGGATCATGGGGGCCAATCAGAGGGCCTTGGAAATATTGGGTGGTTTGGTGGTGATAATCTTCGGGCTTCATCAATTGGGTTTGATCAGAGCAAGCTTCTTGCAGAGAGAAATGCGTTTTCATCTCAGGGGTCGTCCAGCCCATGGCTTGGGAGCATTCCTGGTTGGGGTTGCCTTTGCAGCAGGCTGGACTCCTTGTCTTGGGCCGGTGCTGGGCTCTATTCTTGCCTATGCGGGCACAAGGGAGACAGTGGAGCAGGGCGTTGTGCTTCTGTGTCTATTTTCCCTGGGATTGAGCCTGCCATTTGTTGCCCTTGGGTTTGCCACCGGGGCCATTCTGCCTCGTCTTAGGGCGGCGAGTCGTTTCATGTTTTGGATAAGGTTGGGAAGCGGATGTGCCTTGGTTGTTCTGGGCTTGCTCTTGGTGGGAAACCAGATGTCTTACTTGATGAGATTTCTGTCCTGA
- a CDS encoding M48 family metalloprotease, with translation MGSRPRHNRCTVVGLLLCLLAGVTWAGCAPTVKKAEEWLTPSVKSEKEMGREFAQEAAKKLSLVEDPDILEYVAHIGAPIVEAAQPMTYRFRFHVVKSPTLNAFAVPGGHIYLYSGLLLKARHPGEIAGVIAHELAHVKHRHTAQMIGKGTLVNLATLAAILISRGEPAVTAGAAGAGMAMQLSFTREFEQEADRYGLFYLYQAGYDPNGLLDFFEMMMREQRFSISRIPPYLLTHPLSTERMAQIESLVQIHRLQVTQPRELADFHRFQALLQAEVSGATQVIPLFQQRVEENQADAKAWHQLGLVYLRYGWVKESLQALSRSLELDPTLASAWADLAMLQARMGRWEEAQALFQKALELRPEHGPFLAKMGEALVQKGSPSEALQFLDRALAADPLLIRAHEMRARAKKDLGDDGGFHEDMASFHEKMDRTVEALKHFRLAMKAYGEKSPKGEEMQRRIEQLKAS, from the coding sequence ATGGGATCAAGGCCTAGGCACAACAGATGCACTGTGGTGGGGCTCCTGCTTTGTTTGCTTGCTGGAGTAACATGGGCAGGCTGTGCCCCCACGGTGAAAAAAGCCGAGGAGTGGCTTACTCCCTCTGTGAAGAGTGAGAAGGAGATGGGAAGGGAGTTTGCCCAGGAGGCAGCCAAGAAGCTCTCACTGGTGGAAGATCCTGACATCCTGGAGTATGTTGCGCACATAGGAGCCCCCATAGTGGAAGCAGCCCAGCCTATGACCTACAGATTCCGCTTCCACGTGGTTAAGAGTCCAACCCTGAATGCTTTTGCGGTACCAGGAGGCCATATCTATCTATACAGCGGGCTTCTTCTCAAGGCCCGCCATCCAGGGGAAATAGCCGGGGTCATAGCCCACGAGCTGGCCCACGTCAAGCACCGTCACACTGCTCAGATGATAGGCAAGGGCACCCTGGTAAATCTGGCCACCCTGGCTGCCATCTTGATATCTCGTGGAGAGCCCGCTGTGACAGCAGGAGCGGCCGGAGCGGGGATGGCCATGCAGTTGAGCTTTACTCGGGAGTTTGAACAGGAGGCCGATCGGTATGGCCTCTTCTATTTGTACCAGGCAGGCTATGACCCCAACGGTCTTCTGGATTTTTTCGAAATGATGATGAGGGAGCAGCGCTTTTCCATAAGCCGAATCCCTCCGTACCTGCTGACCCATCCCTTGAGCACAGAGCGAATGGCCCAGATAGAGAGCCTTGTCCAGATTCACAGACTGCAGGTGACACAGCCAAGGGAGCTTGCGGACTTCCACAGATTCCAGGCGTTGCTTCAAGCCGAGGTGTCCGGCGCCACTCAGGTGATCCCCCTTTTTCAACAGCGTGTGGAGGAGAATCAGGCGGACGCCAAGGCCTGGCATCAGTTGGGACTCGTCTATTTACGTTACGGCTGGGTGAAGGAGTCATTGCAGGCCCTTTCCAGATCCCTGGAGTTGGATCCTACTCTGGCATCAGCGTGGGCCGACCTGGCCATGCTCCAGGCTCGGATGGGTCGTTGGGAGGAAGCTCAAGCTCTCTTCCAGAAGGCATTGGAGTTGAGGCCTGAGCACGGCCCTTTTCTGGCCAAGATGGGAGAAGCTCTAGTCCAGAAAGGAAGTCCCTCGGAAGCCTTGCAATTCTTGGACAGAGCCCTGGCTGCAGATCCACTCCTCATAAGAGCCCATGAGATGAGAGCCAGGGCCAAGAAAGACCTTGGGGATGATGGCGGCTTCCATGAGGACATGGCCAGTTTTCACGAAAAAATGGATCGCACGGTGGAGGCCTTGAAGCACTTCCGCTTGGCCATGAAGGCATATGGGGAAAAGAGCCCCAAGGGCGAGGAGATGCAAAGAAGAATAGAACAACTCAAGGCTTCCTGA
- a CDS encoding 50S ribosomal protein L11 methyltransferase codes for MGGPYEQLYIYELEGILQGIPSGWREKGFLGCWYEAGYSFVFFSSAHREEVEKEALRRGNIRVRCETIIPYQDWEAGTALRPFCVGPLCVSPPWISPDRPQALLVDPGVSFGSGFHGSTRACLELLVFLYGLATPKEVLDLGTGSGILALAAAKLGASRVLAVDCQPVAVETARANVTRNLLEDRVIVRLGDALEYLENPVQLVMANLHLELLLEMVSRSSLWRIPWCILAGVVGSQAGKLLSAIEKTPMRVAKSRVQGAWSAFLLEGNGMGTTHLKDL; via the coding sequence ATGGGCGGTCCGTACGAGCAGCTTTACATCTACGAGCTGGAAGGCATTCTGCAAGGGATTCCCTCAGGGTGGAGGGAGAAGGGCTTCCTGGGCTGCTGGTATGAGGCTGGTTATTCATTTGTCTTTTTCTCGAGTGCCCATCGGGAAGAAGTGGAAAAGGAGGCCTTGAGAAGGGGGAACATTAGAGTTCGTTGCGAAACCATCATACCTTACCAGGACTGGGAAGCTGGTACTGCTCTGAGGCCTTTTTGCGTTGGCCCGCTGTGTGTGAGCCCGCCTTGGATTTCTCCGGATAGACCCCAGGCTCTTCTGGTGGATCCCGGTGTGAGCTTTGGATCCGGGTTCCATGGCTCTACCAGAGCCTGTTTGGAACTCTTGGTTTTCCTCTATGGGCTGGCAACTCCCAAGGAGGTGCTGGATTTGGGAACAGGATCAGGTATCCTTGCTTTGGCTGCAGCCAAGCTTGGAGCCTCGCGTGTGCTGGCCGTGGACTGCCAACCGGTGGCTGTTGAAACCGCCAGGGCCAATGTGACCAGAAATCTTTTGGAGGACCGAGTAATTGTGAGACTTGGTGATGCCTTGGAGTATTTGGAAAACCCGGTCCAACTGGTGATGGCCAATCTACACCTGGAACTCCTTTTGGAAATGGTATCTCGGTCAAGCCTATGGAGAATTCCCTGGTGCATACTGGCTGGAGTAGTGGGATCCCAGGCTGGGAAGCTGTTAAGTGCCATTGAAAAGACGCCCATGAGGGTGGCAAAAAGTCGTGTCCAAGGAGCTTGGAGTGCTTTCTTGCTTGAGGGAAACGGGATGGGCACTACCCATTTGAAGGATTTGTGA
- the nusA gene encoding transcription termination factor NusA has protein sequence MQLNLNQIIEQVGREKGVEKEVLVAALEEAMTSAAKKKLGVKDGVEAHFNPENGEIEVFLYKQVVEKVQDPDLEMSLEQAREMDPSAQLGDSLGVKIDTSDFGRIAAQAAKQVIIQRVKDAERENVYLDYKDRKGEVVNGIVQRFERGDMIVNLGRVEALLPKDEQVPRESYRPGDRIRAYILDVRRAPKGPQIILSRTNPNFLVRLFELEVPEVAERIVEIRAAAREPGERAKIAVSSNDLDVDPVGACVGMRGSRVQSVVQELRGERIDIIPWSPDPAKFVCNALSPAEISRVVMDEENKIMEVVVPDERLSLAIGKKGQNVRLASKLTGWRIDVVSETRMQERNEAARKSLREIPGIGDMTVEILFMEGYRSAEEVAQATKEELASIEGIGAEKAHNLIEAARALMRDRGKSLLQEDSKKLTAIDGIGEKTAELLMEHGIKGVEELGQATLEQLTQIPGIGPRKAESLLEAARRSLKSAPEEQEKQEEQETL, from the coding sequence ATGCAATTAAATTTGAACCAGATCATAGAACAGGTTGGAAGGGAAAAAGGGGTGGAAAAGGAGGTCCTGGTGGCTGCTCTGGAAGAGGCCATGACCTCTGCAGCCAAGAAGAAGCTTGGAGTTAAGGATGGTGTGGAGGCCCATTTCAATCCCGAAAACGGTGAAATCGAGGTGTTTCTGTACAAGCAGGTAGTAGAGAAGGTGCAGGATCCTGATTTGGAGATGAGTCTGGAGCAGGCCAGGGAGATGGATCCTTCGGCCCAACTAGGTGATTCTTTGGGTGTCAAGATCGACACCAGTGATTTCGGAAGAATAGCAGCACAGGCTGCCAAACAGGTGATAATCCAGCGGGTAAAGGATGCCGAGAGGGAAAACGTTTACCTGGATTACAAGGACCGCAAGGGCGAAGTGGTCAACGGCATAGTGCAGAGATTTGAACGGGGGGACATGATAGTCAATCTCGGGAGAGTGGAAGCTCTTCTTCCTAAGGATGAACAGGTACCTAGGGAATCTTACCGGCCAGGGGATAGGATCAGGGCCTATATCCTGGATGTTAGAAGGGCTCCCAAAGGCCCTCAGATAATTCTGTCCCGCACAAATCCCAATTTTCTGGTGCGCCTTTTTGAATTGGAGGTGCCAGAGGTGGCCGAGCGCATAGTGGAGATTAGGGCTGCTGCCAGGGAGCCTGGGGAGAGGGCCAAGATAGCGGTTTCCTCCAATGACCTGGATGTGGATCCCGTGGGGGCATGTGTTGGGATGCGTGGCTCCAGGGTTCAGAGTGTGGTTCAAGAGCTGCGCGGAGAGCGCATAGACATAATACCCTGGTCCCCTGATCCGGCCAAATTCGTCTGCAACGCCCTTTCTCCGGCAGAGATATCCCGTGTGGTCATGGATGAGGAGAACAAGATAATGGAAGTGGTGGTGCCCGACGAGCGTTTGTCCCTGGCAATAGGCAAGAAGGGCCAGAACGTGCGTCTGGCCTCAAAGCTCACCGGATGGAGAATAGATGTGGTGAGCGAGACTAGAATGCAAGAGCGAAACGAAGCGGCCAGAAAATCTCTGAGGGAGATCCCAGGGATCGGGGATATGACTGTGGAGATCCTGTTCATGGAGGGCTATCGCTCTGCTGAAGAGGTGGCTCAGGCCACTAAAGAAGAGCTGGCCAGCATAGAGGGCATAGGGGCCGAGAAAGCCCATAACCTCATAGAAGCCGCCAGGGCATTGATGAGGGATAGGGGAAAGAGCTTGTTGCAGGAGGACTCCAAGAAACTGACTGCCATTGATGGGATCGGGGAGAAAACAGCGGAACTCCTCATGGAGCACGGCATAAAGGGTGTGGAGGAACTTGGGCAGGCAACTCTGGAGCAGCTGACCCAGATACCCGGGATCGGCCCTCGCAAGGCCGAAAGCCTCCTGGAGGCTGCCCGACGCTCTTTGAAGTCCGCTCCAGAGGAGCAAGAAAAACAGGAGGAGCAGGAGACTCTGTAG
- a CDS encoding DUF4332 domain-containing protein, with the protein MKSTSVASQRARLQVFVAMGVLGICSGGMLLRLEPFTTWYYAMAWWPFIFIMDGVVLWKKGNSLFWRNPKEFFSLAMLSIPVWLFFEIYNLLLQNWYYVGSSRSWEMRWLGYIICFATVLPAVFEAQELVGAIGLVPELNTRPLPQGRLLAPALMAAGFLCLVLPLLIPSYGFPLIWIALIFLLEPVNKIWGQPSLLREMERGSITMPLRLLAGGLLCGLAWELFNFNALCKWIYTVPHFEELKLFEMPLAGFLGFPPFALECYVIVQFIKGIMRRAKTAAIRWSCVGITCVASVGVFPLLDKYTVNSVHPLLEDLKDLAPQEARILEQAGIKRLDLWVLRPGTRARESLALELLGATPEVVAKWRTWAAMAALKGMGTQNLRLMMEAGVFKLGDLANQEPQALAKKLGEIQQIKSWARQTPREAQVRLWVREAKRICSGEAEPAWPGCK; encoded by the coding sequence ATGAAAAGCACATCAGTTGCAAGCCAACGTGCACGCCTGCAAGTTTTTGTAGCCATGGGGGTGCTGGGGATTTGTTCGGGGGGGATGCTGCTTCGTCTGGAGCCCTTTACCACCTGGTATTATGCCATGGCTTGGTGGCCTTTTATATTCATCATGGATGGGGTTGTGTTGTGGAAAAAAGGGAATTCTCTTTTTTGGAGGAATCCAAAAGAGTTTTTCTCCCTGGCAATGCTGTCTATTCCTGTTTGGCTTTTTTTCGAGATTTACAACCTGCTATTGCAGAATTGGTACTATGTTGGCTCGAGCCGCTCCTGGGAGATGCGCTGGCTGGGATATATCATCTGCTTCGCCACGGTTCTCCCGGCAGTGTTTGAAGCCCAGGAGCTGGTGGGTGCCATAGGGCTGGTCCCTGAGCTGAATACGAGACCTTTGCCCCAAGGGAGGCTCCTTGCACCAGCGCTGATGGCAGCCGGCTTTCTCTGCCTGGTTTTACCTCTTTTAATACCAAGTTATGGATTCCCTTTGATATGGATAGCTCTGATATTTCTTCTGGAGCCCGTAAACAAGATCTGGGGACAACCCAGCCTCCTGAGAGAAATGGAAAGAGGATCCATCACCATGCCTTTAAGGCTTCTGGCAGGGGGACTTCTGTGCGGCCTCGCCTGGGAGCTCTTCAATTTTAACGCCCTTTGTAAATGGATCTACACAGTCCCTCATTTCGAGGAACTCAAGTTGTTTGAAATGCCCTTGGCCGGTTTCCTGGGTTTTCCTCCCTTCGCCTTGGAATGTTATGTGATAGTTCAGTTTATTAAGGGGATTATGCGAAGGGCCAAGACTGCGGCTATCAGGTGGAGTTGTGTGGGAATTACCTGTGTGGCCTCGGTGGGTGTTTTCCCATTACTGGACAAGTACACAGTGAATTCCGTGCACCCTCTTTTGGAAGATTTGAAGGATTTAGCCCCCCAGGAAGCCAGGATCTTGGAACAAGCTGGTATCAAAAGGCTGGACCTTTGGGTGCTGAGGCCGGGGACTAGAGCAAGGGAATCCCTGGCATTGGAGCTTCTAGGGGCAACCCCGGAGGTGGTGGCCAAGTGGCGCACCTGGGCGGCCATGGCCGCCTTGAAAGGTATGGGCACCCAGAATCTGCGACTCATGATGGAAGCAGGGGTTTTCAAGCTGGGGGATCTGGCAAACCAAGAACCCCAAGCTCTTGCCAAGAAACTTGGTGAAATCCAGCAGATAAAGTCTTGGGCGAGGCAGACACCCAGAGAAGCCCAGGTTCGCCTCTGGGTCAGGGAAGCAAAGCGTATTTGCTCTGGGGAGGCTGAACCTGCATGGCCCGGCTGCAAGTGA
- the infB gene encoding translation initiation factor IF-2, translating into MPMKVFELAEEYQIDPKSLLNHLRELGVFVSSHISILDDDEVAKVRATISHVQKKQKVSEQRVKSTVIRRRPVKAVEEPPETVATQAPAPQAAQTEPSPSVPTPVSTPEPQPVEQKSSEEPEVRVEHEASSEVALPLEQPPEKPRKKKKERHEQAAIVIRRPVAKEQEPKAVSVEPKKEKEVSQEQKPQVEELQGVARPDEKKPEGKALEPEPATVPSRPEVEPPQLAPEKPARAHPMRREVGVEPAKVLHRPRPEPPRKPASVASTPLVSLGPELSAPVAEKEAWGKAKKKSLKAFEVVTQEKPGRGKTKKKEVIQLRAELEERERGLPFGPRKRKEKEQKRPELTIPKAVKRKIRVMESITVGELAKRMGVKSSEVIKSLLGMGVIATVNQMLDPDEAALVASEFGYEVERVLSRVEELLEEAATPEAEGNLKPRPPVVTVMGHVDHGKTSLLDAIRQTHVTENEVGGITQHIGAYQVEVKGQLITFLDTPGHEAFTSLRARGAQVTDVVVLVVAADDGVMNQTREAIDHAKAAGVPIIVAVNKIDKPNADPERVRHELASLGLVPEAWGGDTIFCDVSAKQRMNIDTLLENILIQAEVLELKANPDRPARGTVIEARLDKRRGPLATVLIQEGTLRLNDAFVAGMYSGKVRMMLDHLGRKLEEAGPSTPVEVVGASGVPAAGERFWVVAYEKEARDIELFRREKMRREGMAQTGRVALDRIKEQMDTGEVKELAVVVKGDVQGSIETLRDTLSRMGGEKIKISVLHASVGGITENDVNLAAASNAVIVGFNVRPEPRAQALAEEQGVDIRVYNIIYELIEDVEKALRGMLEPTRRENLLGRGEVVQTFRISKVGMVAGTMVKQGRVVRGAKARLLRDNVVIYDGKIATLRRYQEDVKEVLEGQDCGIHLENFNDVKVGDVIEAYEVEEVAAEL; encoded by the coding sequence ATGCCTATGAAGGTCTTTGAATTGGCAGAGGAATACCAGATCGATCCCAAGTCCCTTTTGAATCATTTGAGGGAATTGGGTGTATTCGTATCAAGTCACATCAGTATCCTAGACGACGATGAAGTGGCCAAGGTCAGGGCCACCATATCCCATGTGCAAAAAAAACAAAAGGTCAGCGAGCAGCGGGTCAAGTCCACGGTGATCCGCAGGCGTCCTGTGAAAGCGGTGGAAGAGCCTCCAGAAACGGTTGCCACACAAGCTCCTGCCCCCCAAGCAGCCCAGACGGAGCCGTCGCCATCAGTCCCAACACCTGTTTCGACTCCGGAACCACAGCCAGTGGAACAGAAGTCCTCGGAGGAGCCAGAGGTACGGGTCGAGCATGAGGCTTCCAGTGAAGTGGCATTACCCTTGGAGCAGCCGCCTGAGAAGCCCCGCAAGAAGAAAAAGGAACGTCATGAACAGGCAGCCATCGTGATCAGGAGGCCTGTTGCCAAAGAGCAAGAGCCCAAGGCGGTTTCCGTTGAGCCCAAAAAGGAGAAAGAGGTTTCACAGGAGCAAAAGCCCCAGGTGGAAGAGCTCCAGGGGGTAGCCAGGCCGGATGAGAAGAAGCCCGAGGGAAAAGCCTTGGAGCCGGAGCCAGCGACGGTACCTTCTCGGCCTGAGGTGGAGCCCCCCCAGCTGGCTCCAGAGAAGCCCGCAAGAGCCCATCCCATGCGAAGGGAAGTTGGAGTGGAGCCTGCCAAGGTTTTGCATCGTCCCAGGCCCGAGCCTCCCCGCAAACCAGCTTCTGTGGCCTCGACTCCTCTGGTATCCCTTGGTCCCGAACTTTCTGCTCCTGTTGCGGAAAAGGAGGCTTGGGGTAAGGCCAAGAAGAAATCCCTAAAAGCTTTTGAGGTGGTGACACAGGAGAAGCCAGGTAGAGGAAAAACTAAGAAGAAAGAGGTCATACAGCTCAGGGCAGAGTTAGAGGAAAGAGAGAGGGGGCTGCCCTTTGGGCCCAGAAAACGCAAGGAAAAGGAGCAAAAAAGGCCTGAACTGACCATTCCCAAAGCTGTCAAGCGCAAGATCCGCGTGATGGAGTCCATCACGGTTGGTGAACTTGCCAAGAGGATGGGGGTCAAGAGCAGTGAGGTGATAAAGAGCCTTCTTGGGATGGGAGTCATAGCCACTGTCAATCAGATGCTGGATCCGGACGAAGCAGCCCTGGTGGCCAGCGAGTTCGGCTATGAGGTGGAGCGGGTGCTAAGCCGGGTGGAGGAGCTGCTGGAAGAGGCGGCGACTCCAGAGGCCGAAGGCAACCTGAAGCCCCGTCCACCTGTTGTGACGGTCATGGGGCACGTGGATCATGGAAAGACCTCTTTGCTGGATGCCATAAGACAGACCCATGTCACCGAAAATGAGGTGGGGGGTATCACCCAGCATATCGGAGCCTATCAGGTGGAGGTGAAGGGGCAACTCATTACCTTCCTGGATACTCCAGGTCATGAAGCCTTCACCTCTTTGAGGGCCAGGGGGGCCCAGGTGACTGATGTGGTGGTCCTGGTGGTGGCTGCCGACGACGGAGTGATGAACCAAACCAGGGAGGCCATTGACCACGCAAAAGCAGCTGGGGTTCCCATCATCGTGGCGGTCAATAAGATAGACAAACCTAATGCTGATCCTGAGAGAGTGCGCCATGAGCTGGCCTCTTTGGGCCTGGTGCCTGAAGCTTGGGGCGGAGATACCATCTTCTGTGATGTCTCAGCCAAGCAACGCATGAACATAGATACTCTTCTGGAAAACATACTCATACAGGCTGAAGTGCTGGAACTTAAGGCAAACCCAGACAGACCCGCCAGGGGCACTGTGATCGAGGCCAGGCTGGACAAGAGGCGCGGGCCCCTTGCCACGGTCTTGATCCAGGAAGGCACCCTAAGGCTCAACGATGCCTTTGTGGCGGGCATGTACTCAGGCAAGGTCAGAATGATGCTGGATCACCTGGGCAGAAAGCTGGAGGAGGCTGGTCCTTCTACGCCTGTGGAGGTTGTGGGAGCTTCGGGGGTGCCGGCTGCAGGAGAGAGGTTCTGGGTTGTGGCCTACGAGAAAGAGGCCAGAGACATAGAGTTGTTCAGACGCGAAAAGATGCGTAGGGAAGGAATGGCTCAAACAGGCAGAGTGGCTCTGGATAGGATCAAAGAGCAAATGGACACGGGGGAGGTCAAGGAGCTGGCAGTGGTGGTAAAGGGAGACGTACAGGGCTCCATTGAGACCTTGAGGGATACTCTCTCCAGGATGGGGGGTGAAAAGATAAAGATAAGCGTGCTTCATGCCTCTGTGGGCGGCATAACAGAAAATGATGTTAACCTGGCTGCAGCATCCAACGCGGTGATCGTAGGGTTCAATGTCAGGCCTGAGCCCCGAGCACAGGCGCTGGCTGAGGAACAGGGCGTTGATATCCGTGTATACAACATAATTTATGAACTCATAGAGGATGTGGAAAAAGCCCTGAGGGGAATGTTGGAGCCCACCCGCAGGGAGAACCTTCTGGGTAGGGGCGAAGTGGTGCAGACCTTCAGAATATCCAAGGTGGGCATGGTGGCAGGCACAATGGTTAAGCAGGGCAGGGTGGTAAGGGGAGCCAAGGCGAGGCTCTTGAGGGACAATGTGGTAATTTACGATGGCAAGATTGCCACCTTGCGTCGCTATCAGGAAGACGTAAAGGAGGTTCTGGAGGGTCAAGACTGCGGAATACACCTGGAAAACTTCAACGACGTGAAGGTGGGCGATGTGATAGAGGCTTACGAAGTGGAGGAGGTGGCCGCAGAGCTCTAA
- a CDS encoding MBL fold metallo-hydrolase — protein MRLTQGLYAYPWNHPSANNANSYVIKCDQVVLVDPGHTEFLNHLFQSMRLDGLHEDTIEGVIVTHAHPDHLEGLEAFVQKPVWTALGAQDEAFIKGMGADFYRMMGVSPPEIRLDVLLKEGELVLGQERFQILETPGHSPGSICIYWPAQKALFTGDVVFEMGIGRTDFPGGDQRALVNSIEKLASLDVELMLPGHGNPLVGRSRIQRNFEMIRQMYYPYYL, from the coding sequence ATGAGGCTCACCCAGGGCCTGTACGCTTATCCCTGGAATCACCCTTCTGCCAATAATGCCAATTCTTATGTCATCAAATGCGATCAGGTGGTTTTGGTGGACCCTGGGCATACGGAGTTCTTGAATCATCTTTTCCAAAGCATGAGGCTGGATGGTCTCCATGAAGACACCATTGAGGGGGTGATCGTCACCCATGCCCATCCGGATCATCTAGAAGGTCTTGAAGCCTTTGTCCAAAAGCCTGTTTGGACTGCCTTGGGAGCCCAGGATGAAGCCTTCATCAAAGGGATGGGAGCTGATTTCTACAGAATGATGGGCGTCAGTCCCCCTGAGATCAGATTGGATGTGCTGCTAAAAGAAGGTGAACTGGTGCTGGGGCAGGAAAGGTTCCAGATCCTGGAGACACCTGGTCATTCCCCTGGCTCCATTTGCATTTACTGGCCTGCCCAGAAAGCGCTATTCACAGGCGATGTGGTTTTTGAAATGGGCATAGGCCGCACGGATTTTCCAGGAGGGGATCAAAGGGCTCTGGTAAACAGCATAGAGAAACTAGCCAGCCTGGATGTGGAGCTGATGCTCCCTGGACACGGAAACCCCTTGGTGGGAAGGTCTCGGATACAAAGAAATTTCGAGATGATCCGTCAGATGTACTATCCTTATTATTTGTAG
- the rimP gene encoding ribosome maturation factor RimP, with amino-acid sequence MDPILSEKIGVFFLVEMEQRQLQEKLWAMLEPIVVSHDLQLVEIEFQREPRGWVLRLYIDRKEGGVSLNDCALVSREVGDLLDAKDPIDHPYRLEVSSPGPQRPLRKPEDFQRWCGHRVKVKPWGGNRKFLQGILLGLQDGVLELQTSGEIQRIPLSEIARARLLD; translated from the coding sequence ATGGACCCCATTCTTTCGGAAAAGATTGGGGTTTTTTTTCTGGTGGAGATGGAGCAGAGGCAACTCCAAGAAAAGCTTTGGGCCATGTTGGAGCCCATTGTGGTCTCCCACGATTTGCAACTGGTGGAGATTGAGTTCCAAAGGGAGCCGCGGGGATGGGTGCTGCGTCTTTACATAGACAGGAAAGAAGGGGGAGTGAGCCTGAATGATTGTGCCTTGGTGAGCCGTGAGGTGGGAGACCTACTGGACGCCAAGGATCCCATAGACCATCCATATCGTTTGGAGGTTTCATCCCCTGGGCCGCAACGGCCACTGCGCAAGCCTGAGGATTTCCAAAGATGGTGTGGCCACAGGGTAAAGGTGAAGCCCTGGGGTGGGAATCGGAAATTTCTTCAGGGCATTCTCTTGGGGCTCCAAGACGGAGTCTTGGAGCTTCAAACCTCTGGAGAAATCCAAAGGATTCCTCTATCAGAGATCGCCAGGGCCAGGCTCTTGGATTAG
- a CDS encoding 2-oxoacid:acceptor oxidoreductase family protein, giving the protein MMVRTTFAGFGGQGVLLMGYVLSHAAMLKGLNVTYLPAYGAEMRGGTANCTVTVSDEEIASPVASESDVLVAMNAPSLDKFEPSVHQGGKILINSSLISRSTRRQDVSEIRVDTVRLAREVGSERAANMVMLGALVAGTGFLTVEDVVKGMAKATQGKEKFFQLNKAAIERGAAFILEGR; this is encoded by the coding sequence ATGATGGTGCGGACAACCTTTGCAGGATTTGGTGGACAGGGCGTTTTGTTGATGGGATACGTTCTTTCTCACGCTGCCATGCTCAAGGGCCTCAATGTAACATACCTTCCTGCCTATGGGGCCGAGATGAGGGGGGGCACAGCCAATTGCACGGTGACCGTTTCTGACGAGGAGATAGCCTCACCTGTGGCCTCAGAGTCGGACGTGCTGGTGGCCATGAATGCCCCTTCCCTGGACAAGTTCGAGCCTTCGGTTCATCAGGGAGGCAAGATCTTGATCAATTCCTCTCTCATCTCCCGTTCCACCAGGCGCCAGGACGTCTCAGAGATAAGGGTGGACACGGTGAGGCTGGCCAGGGAGGTGGGCTCTGAGAGAGCTGCCAACATGGTAATGCTGGGTGCCTTGGTGGCAGGTACCGGATTCCTTACGGTGGAAGATGTTGTGAAAGGTATGGCTAAGGCCACTCAAGGTAAAGAGAAGTTTTTTCAGCTCAACAAAGCAGCCATAGAGAGGGGAGCGGCTTTTATACTGGAGGGAAGATGA